In Zingiber officinale cultivar Zhangliang chromosome 8B, Zo_v1.1, whole genome shotgun sequence, a single genomic region encodes these proteins:
- the LOC122013622 gene encoding probable serine/threonine-protein kinase PBL7: MGGCIPWNKPLTADDLAQRIPRPPLGSVRNPCRKMPSFSPQFDSIRVSPSTTATRVAESGGKEISRCGSSQATPKTSPFKELAAATDNFRDDCLLGEGGFGRVYKGRLESIQQTVAIRQLDLNGAQGKREFLVEVMIFGLLHHPNLVNLIGYCVDGDLRLLVYEYMPLGSLEDHLHGDLSSDKRQLNWHHRMKIAAGAAKGLEYLHDMVNPPVIYHNLKWSNILLDENYDPKLSDFGLAELGPIGDNTHVSTRVMGTYGYCAPFNIQGPGN; this comes from the exons ATGGGTGGCTGCATTCCCTGGAACAAACCGCTCACGGCCGACGATTTGGCTCAGCGGATCCCCCGGCCACCGCTGGGTAGTGTGAGAAATCCCTGCCGCAAAATGCCCTCTTTTTCCCCGCAATTTGATTCGATTAGGGTTTCTCCTTCCACGACGGCGACAAGGGTGGCGGAATCTGGTG GAAAAGAAATCTCAAGATGTGGTTCTTCGCAAGCTACTCCCAAGACATCTCCATTTAAAGAGCTGGCTGCGGCAACTGACAATTTCAGGGATGATTGTCTCTTGGGTGAAGGTGGATTTGGTCGAGTTTATAAAGGCAGGTTGGAAAGCATCCAACAG ACAGTAGCAATAAGGCAGCTCGATCTCAATGGTGCACAAGGAAAGAGGGAGTTCCTTGTTGAAGTTATGATCTTTGGTCTACTTCACCATCCTAACCTTGTTAATCTGATTGGGTATTGTGTTGATGGAGATCTAAGGCTTTTGGTTTATGAATATATGCCGCTTGGATCCTTGGAAGATCACCTCCATG GAGACCTTTCTTCAGATAAGAGGCAGCTCAACTGGCATCACAGAATGAAAATAGCTGCTGGGGCAGCGAAAGGATTAGAGTACCTGCATGACATGGTAAATCCTCCTGTGATTTATCATAATCTAAAATGGTCGAACATTCTGCTCGACGAGAACTATGACCCcaagttgtcagattttggactggCAGAGCTTGGTCCTATTGGTGATAATACTCATGTCTCCACCCGAGTGATGGGCACATATGGGTACTGTGCACCTTTTAATATTCAAGGACCGGGCAACTAA